A window of Ruminococcus champanellensis 18P13 = JCM 17042 contains these coding sequences:
- the accD gene encoding acetyl-CoA carboxylase, carboxyltransferase subunit beta, with amino-acid sequence MLEELFSQVRSRLSDEPKRPPEETYKCPRCRTVSPLSSFEASDHVCPHCSFHDRLNAPSRIILTADPGSFVQADARMRSCNPIGFPGYEKKQMVLRANTGLTDAIITGDCRIGGIPVTLAVMDPRYMMGSMGSVVGEKLTRAFEHATKAGLPIIVFTASGGARMQEGMVSLMQMAKTSGAVARHSAAGLLYITVLTDPTTGGVTASFASLGDIILAEPKVLIGFAGRRVIENTIHQRLPEGFQLAEHMLEQGFVDAIVSRRNMRQTLEQLLRLHGYGEVKA; translated from the coding sequence ATGCTTGAGGAACTGTTTTCCCAGGTGCGGAGCCGCCTGTCCGATGAACCCAAGCGGCCGCCGGAGGAAACCTACAAGTGCCCCCGGTGCCGCACGGTAAGTCCCCTGTCCTCCTTTGAGGCTTCGGATCATGTATGCCCCCACTGCAGCTTCCATGACCGGCTCAATGCCCCGTCACGGATCATTCTCACGGCGGATCCCGGCTCCTTTGTCCAGGCGGATGCCCGTATGCGCAGCTGCAACCCCATCGGCTTTCCCGGCTATGAGAAAAAGCAGATGGTGCTTCGGGCGAATACCGGGCTGACGGACGCCATTATCACCGGAGACTGCCGGATCGGGGGAATCCCGGTGACGCTGGCGGTAATGGATCCCCGGTACATGATGGGCAGTATGGGCAGCGTGGTGGGGGAGAAGCTCACCCGTGCCTTTGAGCATGCCACCAAAGCGGGACTGCCCATCATCGTGTTCACCGCATCCGGCGGCGCACGGATGCAGGAGGGCATGGTGTCCCTGATGCAGATGGCGAAAACCTCCGGGGCAGTGGCACGGCACAGTGCCGCAGGGCTGCTGTACATCACCGTGCTGACGGATCCCACCACCGGCGGCGTGACCGCCTCCTTTGCCTCCCTGGGGGATATCATCCTGGCGGAGCCAAAGGTGCTTATCGGCTTTGCCGGCAGACGGGTCATTGAGAATACCATCCATCAGCGGCTGCCGGAGGGCTTTCAGCTGGCAGAGCATATGCTGGAACAGGGCTTTGTGGATGCTATTGTATCCCGGCGGAACATGCGCCAGACCCTGGAGCAGCTGCTGCGGCTTCACGGCTACGGGGAGGTGAAGGCATGA